Proteins from a single region of Desulfovibrio porci:
- a CDS encoding TraR/DksA family transcriptional regulator produces MDHTLTYIQTELAEARTRLSLLREAFQIQPCADELDAAGHLTAVHLAESCATHSAERIRGLQSLLDFLRHGGSPLCEDCGEEIPLARLLAAPGTTRCCECQQALENGEGGSAPGFLAETSSTQGLAGNY; encoded by the coding sequence ATGGACCACACACTCACGTACATTCAGACCGAACTGGCTGAAGCGCGGACGCGCCTGTCGCTCCTGCGCGAAGCTTTTCAGATCCAGCCCTGCGCCGACGAACTGGACGCGGCCGGGCATCTGACGGCGGTCCATCTGGCCGAGAGCTGCGCCACGCACAGCGCGGAGCGCATTCGCGGCCTGCAAAGCCTGCTGGACTTTCTGCGTCACGGAGGTTCCCCACTCTGCGAGGACTGCGGGGAAGAAATCCCGCTGGCCCGCCTGCTGGCCGCCCCCGGAACCACACGCTGCTGCGAATGCCAGCAGGCGCTGGAAAACGGTGAAGGCGGCTCCGCGCCGGGCTTCCTTGCCGAAACCAGTTCCACTCAAGGCCTCGCCGGGAATTACTGA
- the yedF gene encoding sulfurtransferase-like selenium metabolism protein YedF codes for MILVDCRGLTCPQPVIRCRDSLAEGATALEILVDNDAARENVARFLRGRGFEVAWAAENGGFWRLTARAENQAVTDDEKTAAPEAASATRRETRTLVLVTTETLGRGDEELGGKLMANFLTTLPELGARLWRLVLLNGGVKLAARPGPALDALRNLAQNNVSVLVCGTCLAHYGLLEAKAVGETSNMLDIVTSLDLADKIIRP; via the coding sequence ATGATTCTAGTGGATTGTCGGGGCCTTACCTGCCCGCAGCCGGTTATCCGCTGCCGGGACAGTTTGGCGGAAGGCGCGACCGCGCTGGAAATTCTGGTGGATAACGACGCGGCCAGGGAAAACGTGGCCCGTTTTCTGCGCGGCCGTGGCTTCGAAGTGGCGTGGGCCGCGGAAAACGGTGGTTTCTGGCGGCTCACGGCCCGCGCCGAGAACCAAGCCGTTACCGACGACGAGAAAACCGCCGCGCCTGAAGCGGCATCCGCCACCCGGCGCGAGACGCGGACCCTGGTGCTGGTCACTACGGAAACTCTGGGCCGGGGCGACGAGGAGCTGGGCGGCAAACTAATGGCCAATTTTCTCACCACCCTGCCGGAACTGGGAGCGCGCCTCTGGCGGCTGGTGCTGCTCAACGGCGGCGTGAAGCTGGCGGCCCGGCCGGGCCCGGCCCTGGACGCCCTGCGGAATCTGGCGCAAAACAATGTCTCGGTGCTGGTCTGCGGCACCTGTCTGGCCCATTACGGCCTGCTGGAGGCCAAGGCCGTGGGCGAAACCTCCAACATGCTGGATATCGTCACCAGCCTTGATCTGGCGGACAAGATCATCCGGCCCTGA
- a CDS encoding bacteriohemerythrin, whose amino-acid sequence MGILLQIVSLLLVVGLVAIRPEGAVFWILLAGLAVCAAADLSLWLAVRRKQAELSAFADSLRDAGSPVPQGDGLERVRRSLADMHAARQQAAEAAEAEARDLRDAAGSLRAELAEARGHERELADKLAQSAPVLDKAHSVCNKLSTDVRHLSQLVADVDKGVEVQRVRLGETGGAMERVAEAAQESSIRVREVSDNAETSRGQAVTGEEEVRGAVASIETVKRTILHLKEAMAGLGEKASNIGQVMSVINEVADQTNLLALNAAIEAARAGEAGRGFAVVADEVRKLAEKTMGATKEVEEAVHAIQEETQRNVENVEEAARLTVESAERASRAGEFMGKIVGGMEETAEHLKIIAQGAAEQSESSTQTNGALEEIRHVAESTATNMETFTAALLSFKSGMEELDMIVNALVTGDYAQAAATDKFVQWTPKLDLHVPAIDSQHRRLCGYINDLYRAMKNNRTGEELQAIVKKLRDYTASHFSDEEKIFAPSQYPGTEEHKAIHRKFVAKLDEFEAQLKDGTATVSMDLLSFLKDWLINHIAGTDPTYLPYIQDMVENGG is encoded by the coding sequence ATGGGGATTTTGCTGCAAATCGTGAGTTTACTGCTGGTGGTGGGGCTGGTTGCCATCCGGCCGGAGGGCGCTGTATTCTGGATATTGCTGGCGGGTCTGGCCGTGTGCGCCGCGGCGGACCTGAGCCTGTGGCTGGCGGTCCGGCGAAAGCAGGCCGAACTGTCGGCCTTTGCCGACAGCCTGCGCGACGCGGGGAGTCCCGTGCCGCAAGGCGACGGGCTGGAGCGCGTGCGCCGGAGTCTGGCGGATATGCATGCCGCCCGGCAGCAGGCCGCGGAGGCTGCGGAAGCCGAGGCCCGCGACCTGCGCGACGCGGCCGGGAGCCTGCGGGCCGAATTGGCCGAGGCGCGCGGGCATGAGCGGGAACTGGCCGACAAGCTGGCGCAGAGCGCGCCCGTGCTGGACAAGGCCCACAGCGTCTGCAACAAGCTGTCCACGGACGTGCGCCATTTGTCGCAACTGGTTGCGGATGTGGATAAGGGCGTGGAAGTGCAGCGCGTGCGTCTGGGTGAAACCGGCGGAGCCATGGAACGCGTGGCCGAGGCCGCGCAGGAATCCTCCATCCGCGTGCGCGAAGTCTCGGACAATGCCGAAACCTCGCGCGGTCAGGCCGTTACCGGCGAAGAGGAAGTGCGCGGCGCGGTGGCTTCCATCGAAACGGTCAAAAGAACCATTCTGCATCTCAAGGAAGCCATGGCCGGTCTGGGCGAAAAGGCCAGCAACATCGGCCAGGTGATGAGCGTCATCAATGAAGTGGCGGACCAGACCAATCTGCTGGCGCTCAATGCGGCCATTGAGGCGGCGCGCGCGGGCGAGGCCGGGCGCGGTTTCGCCGTGGTGGCCGACGAGGTGCGCAAACTGGCCGAAAAGACCATGGGCGCCACCAAGGAAGTTGAGGAAGCCGTCCACGCGATTCAGGAAGAAACGCAACGCAATGTGGAAAATGTGGAAGAGGCCGCGCGGCTGACCGTGGAAAGCGCGGAACGGGCCTCCCGCGCCGGAGAGTTTATGGGCAAGATTGTGGGCGGCATGGAAGAAACCGCCGAACATCTGAAGATCATCGCCCAGGGCGCGGCCGAACAGTCTGAAAGCAGCACGCAGACCAACGGCGCTCTGGAGGAAATCCGCCACGTGGCCGAAAGCACGGCCACCAATATGGAAACCTTCACGGCGGCCCTGCTTTCGTTCAAAAGCGGCATGGAAGAGCTGGACATGATCGTCAACGCTCTGGTGACGGGCGATTACGCCCAGGCCGCCGCAACGGACAAATTCGTGCAGTGGACGCCCAAGCTGGACCTGCATGTGCCGGCTATCGACAGCCAGCACCGCCGGCTCTGCGGTTACATCAACGATCTCTACCGGGCCATGAAGAACAACCGCACCGGCGAGGAGCTTCAGGCCATTGTGAAGAAACTGCGGGACTACACGGCCTCGCATTTCAGTGACGAGGAAAAGATTTTTGCGCCTTCGCAATATCCCGGCACCGAGGAGCACAAGGCCATTCACCGCAAGTTCGTGGCCAAGCTGGACGAATTTGAGGCGCAGCTCAAAGACGGTACGGCCACGGTGAGCATGGATCTGCTGAGCTTCCTCAAGGATTGGCTCATCAACCATATTGCGGGCACGGATCCCACCTATCTGCCCTATATCCAGGATATGGTCGAGAACGGCGGCTAA
- a CDS encoding YggT family protein, with translation MIVLANTLSAIALVLGSLLNIYFWIVIISAVLTWVRPDPYNPIVRTLRLLTEPVFYRVRKWLPFTYTSGLDFSPVVVLLAIELINRIVIASLAQYAIALH, from the coding sequence ATGATTGTGCTTGCCAATACGTTGAGCGCCATAGCCCTGGTGCTGGGTTCGCTGCTGAATATCTATTTCTGGATTGTAATCATCTCCGCCGTGCTGACCTGGGTGCGGCCCGATCCTTACAATCCCATTGTGCGGACCTTGCGGCTCCTGACCGAGCCTGTCTTTTACCGGGTGCGCAAATGGCTGCCCTTCACCTATACGAGCGGCCTGGATTTCTCGCCGGTGGTGGTGCTGCTGGCCATTGAGCTGATCAACCGTATCGTGATCGCCTCGCTGGCGCAGTATGCCATCGCCCTGCATTAA
- the pdxT gene encoding pyridoxal 5'-phosphate synthase glutaminase subunit PdxT: MAKPCVGVLALQGAFREHAASVTRLGAEAREVRQLGHMDGIDAMIIPGGESTTMGKLLVELGMLDPLRRRIEDGMPVYGSCAGLILLCREIENSDQPRLGVLDAVVRRNAFGRQVDSFETELDLPELGMPPFPAVFIRAPVLTGVGPRVRVLAEVKGQAVAVRQDNVLATSFHPELTPDTRLHRYFLEMCGN, encoded by the coding sequence ATGGCCAAACCCTGCGTGGGTGTTCTGGCGCTGCAAGGGGCCTTCCGCGAGCACGCGGCCTCGGTGACCCGCCTGGGAGCCGAGGCCCGCGAAGTGCGCCAGCTCGGGCACATGGACGGCATCGACGCCATGATCATTCCCGGCGGCGAAAGCACCACCATGGGCAAACTGCTGGTGGAGCTGGGCATGCTCGATCCCCTGCGGCGGCGCATTGAAGACGGCATGCCGGTCTACGGCAGTTGCGCGGGCCTGATCCTGCTTTGCCGCGAGATCGAAAACTCGGACCAGCCCCGTCTGGGCGTGCTGGATGCCGTTGTGCGCCGTAACGCCTTCGGCCGCCAGGTGGACAGCTTCGAAACCGAGCTGGACCTGCCGGAGCTGGGCATGCCGCCGTTTCCGGCGGTGTTCATCCGCGCGCCCGTGCTGACCGGCGTGGGTCCGCGCGTGCGTGTGCTGGCCGAGGTCAAGGGGCAGGCCGTGGCCGTACGCCAGGACAACGTGCTGGCGACTTCCTTCCATCCCGAGCTGACTCCCGATACGCGGCTGCACCGCTACTTCCTTGAGATGTGCGGAAACTGA
- a CDS encoding lysophospholipid acyltransferase family protein gives MTSDVGALSLPGRRDPLDKTLKLLGKSLGRRISGLGRLEKMARRLPCRAAPADYAEACLTALEINVDCAPEEMARIPPHGPLLFYANHPSGALEGLIMAARCGGVRSDLKILANDALLSLPQLAPMLLPLDLSGRRKGHNATMLRQALRHLREGGALGIFPSGRVARRLTRRGPVEEPWLPLLGRLSRCGGSDGPRLLPLHFDVRVSPLFLAAARCNDELAGALLPRVLYGQRRSRAAMRVGLPASSTGLAALDDARRVHCLRLCQSALADAGRTARPARCRPLAPAVSAGEFMEVLAALPRNRRLAEDGRYAVYLLQGNESPLLLDALTRRREEAFRALGEGSGRERDQDRYDAHYEHLLLVDEKGRALAGAYRTRLVRPELARTYGRETLYTASLFHFKPEFFRQCGNALELGRAFVSAEYQRDYAPLLLLWKGIGQLALRYGVRTLFGPSSMGLNYRPQSVDLLWRHLRLRHWHAPLAGLAEGRRPRVLREELSFARDLDYATVNALVRQMEDGRALPILFKHYLQLGGRIAAFHEDRRFGTLDALLVVDLLNAPDKLLRRYVGDDGLKRLRDRMWYT, from the coding sequence ATGACAAGCGATGTAGGCGCGCTGAGCCTGCCGGGCCGGCGCGACCCCCTGGACAAGACACTGAAGCTTCTGGGTAAGAGCCTGGGACGGCGGATTTCCGGACTGGGCCGTCTGGAAAAAATGGCCCGGCGCCTCCCATGCCGCGCGGCGCCAGCCGACTACGCCGAAGCCTGCCTGACGGCTCTGGAAATAAACGTGGACTGCGCGCCGGAAGAAATGGCGCGCATCCCTCCGCACGGACCGCTGCTGTTCTATGCCAACCATCCTTCGGGCGCGCTGGAAGGCCTGATCATGGCCGCCCGCTGCGGCGGCGTCCGGTCCGACCTGAAAATCCTGGCCAACGACGCGCTGCTGAGCCTGCCCCAGCTTGCACCCATGCTCCTGCCCCTGGATCTTTCCGGCCGCCGCAAAGGCCATAATGCGACCATGTTGCGGCAGGCCCTGCGGCATCTGCGCGAGGGCGGCGCTTTGGGCATCTTTCCGTCGGGCCGGGTGGCCCGCCGCCTGACGCGGCGCGGCCCGGTCGAAGAGCCCTGGCTCCCCTTGCTGGGACGCTTGAGCCGTTGCGGCGGAAGCGACGGCCCACGCCTGCTGCCGCTGCATTTTGACGTGCGCGTCAGCCCGCTGTTTCTGGCGGCGGCCCGCTGCAACGACGAGTTGGCCGGGGCGCTGCTGCCGCGCGTGCTCTATGGCCAGCGCCGCAGCCGGGCGGCCATGCGCGTGGGCCTGCCTGCCAGCTCCACCGGTCTGGCCGCCCTGGACGACGCCCGGCGCGTGCACTGCCTGCGCCTCTGCCAGTCCGCCTTGGCGGACGCGGGCCGGACGGCGCGCCCCGCCCGTTGCAGGCCACTGGCCCCGGCCGTGTCCGCCGGGGAATTCATGGAAGTGCTGGCCGCCCTGCCCCGCAACCGCCGTCTGGCAGAGGACGGACGCTACGCGGTTTATCTGCTGCAAGGCAACGAATCGCCGCTGTTGCTGGATGCCCTGACCCGGCGACGCGAGGAAGCCTTCCGCGCTCTGGGCGAAGGCAGCGGCCGGGAGCGGGACCAGGACCGCTATGACGCGCATTATGAACACTTGTTGCTGGTGGATGAAAAGGGCCGCGCCCTGGCGGGAGCATACCGTACGCGTCTGGTCCGGCCCGAACTGGCCCGGACCTATGGCAGGGAGACGCTCTATACGGCCTCGCTGTTCCACTTCAAACCGGAATTCTTCCGCCAGTGCGGCAATGCCCTGGAACTGGGCCGGGCTTTTGTGAGCGCCGAATACCAGCGTGATTACGCGCCCCTTCTCCTGCTCTGGAAAGGCATCGGGCAACTGGCGCTGCGCTACGGCGTGCGGACGCTCTTCGGCCCGTCCAGCATGGGCCTCAATTACCGCCCCCAGTCCGTGGACCTGCTCTGGCGGCATCTGCGTCTGCGCCACTGGCACGCGCCTTTGGCGGGCCTGGCGGAGGGACGGCGGCCCCGCGTCCTCCGCGAGGAGCTGAGCTTCGCCCGCGATCTGGATTACGCCACGGTGAACGCTCTGGTGCGTCAGATGGAGGACGGCCGCGCCCTGCCGATCCTCTTCAAGCATTACCTGCAACTGGGCGGGCGCATCGCGGCCTTTCACGAGGACAGACGGTTCGGCACGCTTGACGCCCTGCTGGTGGTGGACCTGCTCAACGCGCCGGACAAACTCCTGCGCCGCTATGTGGGGGACGACGGCCTGAAACGCCTGCGTGACCGCATGTGGTACACATAG
- the pdxS gene encoding pyridoxal 5'-phosphate synthase lyase subunit PdxS codes for MEQGTIRLKTGLAEMLKGGVIMDVTTPEQAKIAEEAGACAVMALERVPADIRAAGGVARMADPTIVKKIMEVASIPVMAKARIGHFVEARILEALGVDYIDESEVLTPADDRYHIDKRDFTVPFVCGCRNLGEALRRIAEGAAMIRTKGEPGTGNVVEAVRHCRQVMDEIRMLCALPDAEVPNFAKECGAPLEICLLVRKEGRLPVVNFAAGGIATPADAALMMHLGCDGVFVGSGIFKSGDPAKRAKAIVQAVTNYKDYAMLAEISRDLGEPMVGIEISSIPDAERMQERGW; via the coding sequence ATGGAACAGGGCACCATCCGCCTCAAGACCGGCCTTGCCGAAATGCTCAAGGGCGGTGTGATCATGGACGTCACCACCCCCGAACAGGCGAAAATCGCTGAAGAAGCGGGCGCCTGCGCCGTTATGGCCCTGGAACGCGTGCCCGCCGACATCCGCGCCGCCGGCGGCGTGGCCCGCATGGCCGACCCCACCATCGTCAAAAAGATCATGGAAGTGGCCAGCATCCCGGTCATGGCCAAGGCGCGCATCGGCCACTTTGTGGAAGCGCGCATTCTGGAAGCCTTGGGCGTGGACTACATTGACGAAAGCGAAGTGCTGACTCCCGCCGACGACCGTTACCACATCGACAAGCGCGACTTCACCGTGCCCTTTGTCTGCGGCTGCCGCAATCTGGGCGAAGCCCTGCGCCGCATCGCCGAAGGCGCGGCCATGATCCGCACCAAGGGCGAACCCGGCACCGGCAACGTGGTGGAAGCCGTGCGCCACTGCCGTCAGGTCATGGATGAAATCCGCATGCTCTGCGCCCTGCCCGACGCCGAAGTGCCCAACTTCGCCAAGGAATGCGGCGCGCCCCTGGAAATCTGCCTGCTCGTGCGCAAGGAAGGCCGCCTGCCCGTGGTCAACTTCGCCGCCGGCGGCATCGCCACCCCGGCCGACGCGGCCCTGATGATGCATCTGGGCTGCGACGGCGTGTTCGTGGGCTCGGGCATCTTCAAGTCCGGCGATCCGGCCAAGCGCGCCAAGGCCATTGTGCAGGCCGTGACCAACTACAAGGACTACGCCATGCTGGCCGAAATCTCCCGCGATCTGGGCGAACCCATGGTCGGCATCGAGATCTCCTCCATCCCGGACGCCGAACGCATGCAGGAACGGGGCTGGTAA
- a CDS encoding HAD family hydrolase — MSGALFPHGLSGVIFDCDGVMINSRAANDEFYNRVLAYFGLPPMTPEQEAYSFMATAGQALRYILPERLHGEIDRVTRDEINYQRDILPLLRLMPGFREFAEELHAGGVRMAIATNRTEQGIQRVLDFFALPPYFNPVLTASNAAPKPSPEGALRICADWGVRPRDTLFVGDSPHDKEAAEAAGVTFAAFNGGDLQGRIVAPDFAALGRALAPVLTSRH, encoded by the coding sequence ATGAGCGGAGCGCTTTTTCCCCACGGTCTGAGCGGCGTGATTTTCGACTGCGACGGCGTGATGATCAATTCCCGCGCGGCCAATGACGAGTTCTACAATCGCGTGCTGGCCTATTTCGGCCTGCCGCCCATGACGCCGGAGCAGGAGGCCTATTCCTTCATGGCCACGGCGGGTCAGGCCCTGCGCTACATCCTGCCCGAGCGTTTGCACGGCGAGATCGACCGCGTGACCAGGGACGAAATCAACTACCAGCGCGATATCCTGCCCCTGCTGCGCCTCATGCCCGGTTTTCGCGAATTTGCGGAAGAGCTGCACGCCGGGGGCGTGCGCATGGCCATCGCCACCAACCGCACGGAGCAGGGCATACAAAGGGTTCTGGACTTTTTCGCCTTGCCCCCCTATTTTAATCCTGTGCTCACGGCGAGCAACGCCGCGCCCAAGCCGTCGCCCGAGGGCGCGTTGCGCATCTGTGCGGACTGGGGCGTGCGGCCCCGGGATACGCTTTTTGTGGGCGACAGCCCGCATGACAAGGAGGCCGCCGAAGCGGCGGGGGTGACGTTCGCGGCTTTCAACGGCGGCGACCTGCAAGGCCGGATCGTCGCGCCGGATTTCGCCGCTCTGGGCCGGGCCCTGGCTCCGGTTCTGACGAGCCGCCATTGA
- a CDS encoding iron-containing alcohol dehydrogenase → MSTDVKSMHMGQITSFFIPNVTLVGEGCSKEIPARLKSIGGVKPLIVTDQGIVKAGILKQITDILDSAGMKYAIFDQTVPNPTDKNVEAAFEVYKKEKCDSLITLGGGSSHDCGKGVGFLAGNGGKIHDYEGVDKSSKPFPPYVAVNTTAGTASEMTRFCIITDTSRKVKMAIVDWRCTPSVAIDDPLLMMGMPPALTAATGMDALTHAVEAYVSTAATPMTDACAEKAIEYINRYLRRAVANGRDKEAREGMCYAQYLAGMAFNNASLGHVHAMAHQLGGFYDLPHGECNAILLPHVSQYNLISSRRRFGRIARLLGERTEGLSPTDASQKAITAITILSKDVGIPDGLIALGKKYGKDVREEDIPTMTANAQKDACGLTNPRMMTDAAVAAIYKAAL, encoded by the coding sequence ATGAGCACCGATGTCAAAAGCATGCACATGGGGCAGATTACCTCCTTCTTCATCCCTAACGTCACCTTGGTGGGTGAAGGCTGTTCCAAGGAAATTCCCGCCCGCCTGAAAAGCATCGGCGGCGTCAAACCCCTGATCGTCACCGACCAGGGTATTGTCAAAGCCGGCATCCTGAAGCAGATCACTGATATTCTTGACAGCGCGGGCATGAAGTATGCCATTTTCGATCAGACCGTGCCCAATCCTACGGATAAAAATGTGGAAGCGGCCTTTGAGGTTTACAAAAAAGAAAAATGCGACAGCCTGATCACCCTGGGCGGCGGCAGCTCGCACGACTGCGGCAAGGGCGTGGGTTTTCTGGCCGGCAACGGCGGCAAGATTCATGATTACGAAGGCGTGGACAAGTCCTCCAAACCCTTCCCGCCCTATGTGGCCGTGAACACCACCGCCGGCACCGCTTCGGAAATGACGCGCTTCTGCATCATCACCGATACTTCCCGCAAGGTGAAGATGGCCATTGTGGACTGGCGCTGCACGCCCAGCGTGGCCATTGACGACCCGCTGCTGATGATGGGCATGCCCCCGGCCCTGACCGCCGCCACGGGCATGGACGCCCTGACGCACGCCGTGGAAGCCTACGTCTCCACCGCGGCCACTCCCATGACCGACGCCTGCGCTGAAAAAGCCATCGAATACATCAACCGCTATCTGCGCCGCGCCGTGGCCAACGGCCGGGACAAGGAAGCCCGCGAAGGCATGTGCTACGCCCAGTATCTGGCCGGTATGGCCTTCAACAACGCCAGCCTCGGTCATGTGCATGCCATGGCCCACCAGCTCGGCGGCTTCTACGACCTGCCACACGGCGAATGCAACGCCATTCTGCTGCCCCATGTCAGCCAGTACAATCTGATTTCCAGCCGCCGTCGCTTTGGGCGCATCGCGCGCCTGCTGGGCGAACGCACCGAGGGCCTCAGCCCCACCGACGCTTCGCAGAAAGCCATCACCGCCATCACCATTCTGTCCAAGGACGTGGGCATTCCTGACGGCCTCATCGCCCTGGGCAAGAAGTATGGCAAGGACGTGCGCGAGGAAGACATTCCGACCATGACCGCCAACGCCCAGAAGGACGCTTGCGGCCTGACCAATCCGCGCATGATGACCGACGCCGCCGTGGCCGCCATTTACAAGGCCGCCCTGTAG
- a CDS encoding SPL family radical SAM protein translates to MHFVTARGILSAKNGMNLYRGCSHGCIYCDSRSTCYHMGHDFEDIEVKSNALVLLEDILKKKRAKCMLATGSMTDPYIPLENEIKHVRKALSLAHQYGFGFTLITKSNLVLRDLDLLKNIHEKTKCVVQMTLTTYDDELCKKIEPNVSTTRERFEVLQQLRNAGIPTVVWLCPILPFINDTEKNIAGILEYCIEAKVYGIICFGMGVTLREGSREYFYSQLDRLFPYLKEKYMHIYGTQYALASPNDKALMRMFHQVCEKNGIAHDNKKIFDYLKTFEKKQHNVQVSLYGMLNRASVGKALPPGGE, encoded by the coding sequence ATGCATTTTGTGACTGCACGGGGGATTTTATCGGCAAAGAATGGGATGAACCTGTATCGCGGTTGCTCGCATGGCTGCATATATTGCGATTCAAGAAGTACATGCTACCATATGGGACATGATTTTGAAGATATTGAAGTTAAATCAAACGCGCTTGTATTATTAGAGGATATTCTTAAAAAGAAACGCGCAAAATGCATGCTGGCTACCGGATCCATGACCGATCCGTATATTCCGCTGGAAAATGAAATCAAACATGTCAGAAAAGCGTTGTCATTGGCCCATCAATATGGTTTCGGATTCACATTGATAACAAAATCAAACCTTGTCTTGAGAGATTTGGATCTGCTGAAAAACATACATGAAAAAACAAAATGCGTCGTTCAGATGACATTAACTACCTATGACGATGAGTTGTGCAAAAAAATTGAGCCGAACGTCAGCACAACACGGGAACGCTTTGAAGTATTACAGCAATTACGCAATGCCGGTATTCCCACAGTCGTCTGGCTTTGCCCCATTCTTCCTTTCATCAACGATACTGAAAAAAATATAGCGGGAATTTTAGAGTATTGCATTGAGGCAAAGGTTTACGGCATTATCTGCTTTGGTATGGGGGTGACGCTTCGCGAAGGAAGCCGGGAATATTTCTACAGCCAACTGGACCGCTTGTTTCCGTATCTGAAAGAAAAATATATGCACATTTATGGGACGCAATATGCGCTTGCCAGCCCCAATGACAAAGCATTGATGCGAATGTTTCATCAGGTCTGCGAGAAAAACGGCATTGCGCATGATAACAAGAAAATATTTGACTATTTGAAAACGTTTGAAAAAAAACAACATAATGTGCAAGTAAGTCTGTATGGCATGCTGAATAGGGCTTCGGTTGGTAAGGCATTGCCGCCCGGGGGAGAATAA
- a CDS encoding DUF465 domain-containing protein produces MDQHEIDLLEKYAPTDPELKSLWEDHVLYEKQVEKLEGKAYRTPTEEQTLKQLKKQKLEGKTRLMDILDRLKKQD; encoded by the coding sequence ATGGATCAGCATGAAATTGACCTGCTGGAAAAGTACGCGCCCACTGATCCGGAGCTGAAATCCCTTTGGGAAGATCACGTGCTCTACGAAAAGCAGGTGGAAAAGCTGGAAGGCAAAGCCTACCGCACGCCCACCGAAGAGCAGACCCTGAAACAACTGAAGAAGCAGAAGCTGGAAGGCAAAACCAGGCTGATGGACATCCTGGATCGTCTGAAAAAGCAAGACTAA
- the hydG gene encoding [FeFe] hydrogenase H-cluster radical SAM maturase HydG, with protein sequence MPTDTLPPWLDHQAIDKALGRESAPDNAELRDILDKSLALESLSIQEAAALMRVSDPEHLVLLMNTADQVKQKVYGDRIVLSAPLHISNYCGSECLYCANRRGNTTVARKYMTPPEMREAGRKLIRQGHKRVILVSGQLPNAEVEYLEEAVSVLYTVFDGMGEIRRVNVNVGPLKPEEYAILQAADVGTVLIYQDTYHEASYRAAHVSGPKSDYLGRLHAPDTAFQAGVGDVGLGLLLGLGPWQYDLLAVMLHAAHLTRVYDAGSRTVSMHRLRPVPGGGFEVPYPLSDGEYLRCVAIARLAVPYTGIVLTTKEPAGLWRDGCNVGCSQLLTGSVANPYESWNEAPGEKIPFPIGEDCHVDEVVRFLLEEARHLPSFCTACPRLGRSGPEFLSMVQECGMKSQCGPNSIASFMEFLLNYATPYTRQMGEKLISEKLDGLPGPERGAAERLLQKVRSGRMDEFI encoded by the coding sequence ATGCCCACGGATACGTTGCCCCCCTGGTTGGATCATCAAGCAATCGACAAGGCTCTGGGCCGCGAAAGCGCGCCGGACAATGCCGAGTTGCGGGATATTCTGGACAAATCGCTGGCTCTGGAGTCCCTGAGCATTCAGGAGGCCGCCGCGCTGATGCGGGTCAGCGACCCCGAGCACTTGGTTCTGCTGATGAACACGGCGGATCAGGTCAAGCAGAAGGTTTACGGCGACCGTATCGTGCTTTCCGCGCCGCTGCACATTTCCAATTACTGCGGCAGCGAGTGCCTGTACTGCGCCAACCGCCGCGGCAACACGACGGTGGCGCGCAAATACATGACCCCGCCGGAAATGCGCGAAGCCGGGCGCAAGCTGATCCGCCAGGGCCACAAGCGGGTCATTCTGGTCAGTGGCCAGTTGCCCAATGCGGAAGTGGAATATCTGGAAGAAGCCGTCAGCGTGCTCTATACCGTTTTTGACGGCATGGGCGAGATCCGCCGGGTCAACGTGAATGTGGGGCCGCTGAAGCCCGAGGAGTATGCGATTCTTCAGGCTGCGGACGTGGGCACGGTGCTGATTTATCAGGACACCTATCACGAAGCCAGTTACCGCGCCGCGCATGTGAGCGGGCCCAAGAGCGATTATCTGGGCCGCCTGCACGCCCCCGACACGGCTTTTCAGGCCGGGGTGGGGGATGTGGGGCTGGGCCTGCTGCTGGGCCTGGGGCCCTGGCAGTACGACCTGCTGGCCGTCATGCTGCACGCCGCGCATCTGACGCGCGTTTACGACGCGGGCAGCCGCACTGTGAGCATGCACCGCCTGCGCCCCGTGCCCGGCGGCGGCTTTGAAGTTCCCTATCCCCTGAGCGACGGCGAATATCTGCGTTGCGTGGCCATCGCCCGTCTGGCCGTGCCCTATACCGGCATTGTGCTGACCACCAAGGAGCCCGCGGGCCTCTGGCGCGACGGCTGCAACGTGGGCTGTTCGCAACTGCTCACGGGCAGCGTGGCAAATCCGTATGAAAGCTGGAACGAGGCCCCCGGCGAAAAGATTCCTTTCCCCATTGGTGAGGATTGCCATGTGGACGAAGTGGTGCGCTTCCTGCTGGAAGAGGCCCGGCATCTGCCGTCCTTCTGCACGGCCTGTCCGCGTCTGGGCCGCAGCGGCCCTGAATTCCTCTCCATGGTGCAGGAATGCGGCATGAAGAGCCAGTGCGGGCCCAATTCCATCGCCTCATTTATGGAATTTTTACTCAACTACGCCACGCCGTATACCCGTCAGATGGGGGAAAAGCTGATTTCCGAAAAGCTGGACGGTCTGCCGGGGCCTGAGCGGGGCGCGGCCGAGCGCCTCCTGCAAAAGGTCAGGTCCGGGCGTATGGACGAATTTATTTAA